ACACCTCTGAAAACCTTATCTTCAAGGATTTCGTTCAGGTCGACGTTCATCTCGGCGGCACCGGTTCGTCCAACGTAGACGTTTCCAATGCCAAGCGTGGCAACATCTCAACGGGTGCAGGCAATGACACCGTCACCGTTTCGGTCGTTTCCAACGACAAGAACTGGGTAAATGCCTTCAACATCGATACGGGTGCCGGTAACGATACGATTGTCGTGAAGGCTGGCACTGCATTTAACGAAGCTGGTGCCGGCGGTATCGCTGCCGGAACCAATGTCGTTAACGGCGGTGCCGGCGTCACAGACGGAAGCTTCACCTCCGTCAAGATCGACGCGGGTGCAGGTAACGACACCATCGACCTGAGCGGTGTGAACTTGGCTTCGTCGCTGGTGACCGGCGGCAAGGGAATCGATCACATCATCGCAAGCGGTGGCGCCGATACCTTTGTATTCAATCTCGGTGATATGGCCAAGAGCATTGTCACTGACACGATCGATGGTTTCAACGCCGCCGTGGACAAGCTCAAGCTGGTAAATACGACCATCGATAGTTGGGCAGTGAGGTTCGAAGACAACGACACCGTTCTCACCTACAACGTCACTGGCGAGCACAAAGGCGAGAAAATCGTTCTCTCCAACGTCCATCTGACCGGTAGCGACTGGTTCACCGCATAAGTCTCTGAAGAGAATTTCATATTCTATCGCTTAAAATGATTGTGGCCCGGAAACCTCCGGGCCACAATTTTTATATGTGCAACTGTGAGTAATCGCGTCAGCTGTCTCAATCTTCCAAAGTCAGGCAGCCTTGACCTGATTGCCCATTTTACGCGTTGCGATGATGACGAGCACCCCTGCAAGCGCAAGGCAGAACGCAAGGAAGAACATCGGCGCGATCGTGCTGCCGGTTTGATCCTTGATCCAGGGCACGACATTCTGCGCCACGAAGCCACCGAGATTGCCGACGGAATTGATCGCGGCGATACCCGCAGCCGCACCCGCTCCCTTGAGGAAACGGCCGGGCAGGCTCCAGAACACCGGCTGGCCGGCGAAGATACCTGCGGCAGCGACACAAAGGAAGGCGAACTGCAACACCGGATCGCTGAGCAATGCCGACATCAGCAGGCAGAAAGCGCCAACGAAAGCCGGACCAACAATATAGGGCGTCTTGTTCTTCGCCTTGTCGGCCGCGGAAGGCACGACGAACAGGGCAATGGCGACGATAATCCAGGGGATGATATTGATGAAGCCGTTGGTGGTGTTGGAAACACCAAAACTCTTCACGATCGTCGGAAGCCAGTAGCTAAGCCCATAAGCAGCCAGCGGAAATCCGACGTAGCACAGCGCCATGAACAGAACGCGCGGGTTGACCAGGGCCTTGAAACCGTCTTCCGCATGTTCTTCCATGCCCTTGTTTTCTTCGGCCAGCCGGTTCTTCAGCCAGTCCTTCTCATCCTGGGTGAGGAACTTCGCCTTATCAGGCGTGTCATCCAGATAAAAGAAGGTTACGATGCCGGCGATGACGGCAGGTATGCCGGTCGCCAGGAAAACCCATTCCCATCCGGCATAACCGAGGAAACCATCGAGATCGAGCAGCATGCCGCCGAGCGGCGCACCGACTGCGTTGGCAAGCGCGCTGAAAATCATGAAGAGGCCGATCATGCGACCGCGATAATCACGCGGGAACCAGAGCGTCATGAGGAACAGCACGCCGGGGAAGAAGCCCGCCTCGCAAAGCCCGAGCAGGAAACGCAGGATGTAAAACATCGTGGCGTTCTGCGTATAGGCAAGCGCGATGGTGACGGCGCCCCAGGAAACCAGAATGCGGGCAAACCATTTGCTGGCGCCGAAACGGTTGAGGAACAGGTTGCTCGGCACTTCGAAGAGGAAATAACCGATGAAAAACAGCGAAGCGCCAAGACCGTAGGCATATTCGCTCAGGCTCAGCGCATCGACCATCTGCAGCTTGGCATAGCTGACATTCTGGCGGTCAATATAAGCGATGAGGTAGAGAAGGCCAAGAAACGGCATCAGCCGCCAGGTGATCTTCGATATGAGGGCCTTTTCGGATACCATGTGCTTTCCTCCCTTCGATTTCTCGTCGAATGCAAATGATAAGGGAACCCATCTATATGTGCGCCGCAAAATAGGCAAGTTGCGTCGCACCATATCGATCGCAAAGCGTTGCAGCGCAGGCGATCCAACCGTGGTGCAGCGCATATGAACGAAACTATTCCATCCTTCGGCGCGTCTCCCAAGCATTCATATTGCCGTAAAACCATCGATCTGCTATGAAAGTTGCCATGGGATCTAAATTCGGATGTCTCGCTCAGAATGTTTACGTGCTGCAGGACCACAAGCGTCTGCCGGCACGGTTCTTTGCGCGCATTTCCGGGGCGCTCAACAGCCGACTTAGGCTCGCCTGACAGCACCCGCTGTCCACCGCCTTTCTGAACCCTGATTACCCTTTTCCATGACAAGGCATAGAGCCATGAGCGCACCCCGCACTTTATATGACAAGATCTGGGACGACCACGTCGTCAATCGTGACCCGGACGGAACCTGTCTTCTCTACATCGACCGTCATCTCGTGCATGAGGTGACGAGCCCACAGGCCTTCGAAGGTTTGCGCATTGCCGGTAGACCCGTGCATTCGCCGACCCGCACGCTCGCCGTGGTCGACCATAACGTTCCGACCACAGCCGACCGGCTGGAAGGCATCAAGAACGAGGAAAGCCGCATTCAGGTGGAAGCGCTTGCGCAGAACGCCAAGGAGTTCGGTGTCGAATATTATTCCGAGCGCGACAAGCGCCAGGGCATCGTCCACATCGTCGGCCCCGAGCAGGGCTTCACCCTGCCCGGCATGACGATCGTCTGCGGCGATAGCCACACCTCCACCCACGGCGCTTTCGGCGCTCTGGCGCACGGTATCGGCACGTCGGAAGTGGAGCATGTTCTGGCCACCCAGACGCTGATCCAGAAAAAGGCCAAGAACATGCTGGTGCGTGTCGATGGCAAGCTTCCGGAAAGCGTGACCGCCAAGGACATCATCCTTGCCATTATCGGCGAGATCGGCACGGCCGGCGGCACCGGCCATGTGATCGAATTTGCTGGCGAGGCGATCCGCTCGCTCTCCATGGAAGGGCGCATGACGGTCTGCAACATGACCATCGAGGGCGGCGCCCGCGCCGGTCTGATCGCACCCGATGAAACGACTTTCGATTACATCAAGGACAAACCGCGTGCGCCGAAGGGTGAGACGCTGGAACAGGCCATCGCATATTGGAAGACGCTGAAATCCGATGAGGGCGCCCATTACGACAAGGTTGTCATCCTCGATGCAGCCAATCTGCCGCCAATTGTCTCCTGGGGTTCATCTCCGGAGGATGTGACCTCCGTTGAAGGCATCGTTCCCAATCCCGATGATATCGAGGAAGAAAACAAGCGCACTTCCAAATGGCGCGCGCTTGACTATATGGGCCTGAAACCCGGCACGCGCATCACCGATATCGCCATCGACCGTGTCTTCATCGGCTCCTGCACCAATGGCCGCATCGAGGATCTGCGGGCGGCGGCCAAGATCGTCGATGGCCGCAAGGTGGCTTCCACCGTCTCGGCCATGATCGTGCCCGGCTCCGGACTCGTCAAGGAACAGGCGGAAAAAGAAGGTCTGGACAAGATTTTCCTCGACGCCGGTTTCGAATGGCGCGAACCGGGCTGCTCTATGTGCCTTGCCATGAATGACGACCGCCTGAAGCCCGGCGAACGCTGTGCCTCCACCTCGAACCGCAACTTCGAGGGCCGTCAGGGCTATAAGAGCCGAACCCACCTCGTCTCGCCAGCCATGGCTGCGGCTGCGGCAATTGCCGGTCATTTCGTCGACGTGCGCGAGTGGCAATAATTCTAACAGATGCCAGACAACAAAAAACCCCGGAGCGATCCGGGGTTTTTCTTTGGCTCTATTCCGAAATGATCTTGACCCGCTGGCCGGGCTGAAGCGTGGCCGTGGCGCTCATTGCGTTAATCATGCGGAACATGTCGAGCTTCCGCTCCGTTCCCATCATCCGCGCCGCCATTGTCGCCACAGTTTCACCGGGCTTCACAGTCACCACGCGTACTCTAAGCGGCTTCAGCGAGGCAATCTCCTGCGGCGTCATCTTGCGGAAGCTGGTGCGCAGCACATTGGCTATGGAATCGAGCTGCGTATTGCCCTTCGGAACCGCCGTCAAAAACCGGAAAATCTGCTGACCGACACGAATGACGGTCACGTCGAAATCCCATTTATCGGCGCTGGCGCGGGCTGTCGCAGCCTCCAGACCGTTGATCTGCGTTTCCTTGACGGTTTCCGGCAACAGGCCGGCAACCCAGCCGCTGGTCAGGTAATTGGCAAGGCTCGTCTGTTTCGGATCGGCCACGCCATCGAAACGGATGGCCATGTCGCCCGGGCCAGTCGCCAGAACGGCCTCTACCTTGTTGTCGATGACGAACCCTTCCGGCACGTCGAAACGGATACCCAGCGTTCCATGCAGGAATGTCTGGCCGCGGACATAACCCTCTTGTGGGCTGTCCCCGTAAAGCAGGCCGTCTATGCCATCCAGAAACCAGTCGCGGCCCCGGTCCCCGACCTGCCCTTCCTGTCCGAAGGCGCGGGCATGACGGCGCGCCAGCTCGATGCGCTGCGGCGTGTTGGGGTGGCTGGAAAGGAAGTCGAGGCTCTGGTCGTTTTCGGGATCGGCCGAAGAGAACCGGGCATAGGCCGCCATGGAATCCAGAAAACGCGGCGATGCATAAGGGTCATAACCGGCCTCGCCCAGCATGCGGACGCCGATGACGTCCGCCTGCAATTCCTGCTGACGGGAGAAGGCCGCAAGCCGCAGCTTGCCGCGGGCCAGTGCCTGTTTGCCGGCAAGGTCGCTCGACAGAACTTCTGCAACCACGCGGCTGGCAATCACCTCCGCCTCTTCGCGGCGCTGGCGTTCGATGCCGTGGTTTGCGGTCACATGGCCCATTTCGTGCGACAGCACGGCCGCCACTTCCGAGGCGTCATTGGCGAGCGCCAGAA
This window of the Agrobacterium fabrum str. C58 genome carries:
- a CDS encoding M10 family metallopeptidase C-terminal domain-containing protein, which translates into the protein MALKVTFGNGGAASVSSLTSLIDQEAYKLLTESTAQVKNGSSMETGSVNVGSVSVPGTGAGGTVDVGYDASANAFKFDVSSAWNSVKNALAQSDTSENLIFKDFVQVDVHLGGTGSSNVDVSNAKRGNISTGAGNDTVTVSVVSNDKNWVNAFNIDTGAGNDTIVVKAGTAFNEAGAGGIAAGTNVVNGGAGVTDGSFTSVKIDAGAGNDTIDLSGVNLASSLVTGGKGIDHIIASGGADTFVFNLGDMAKSIVTDTIDGFNAAVDKLKLVNTTIDSWAVRFEDNDTVLTYNVTGEHKGEKIVLSNVHLTGSDWFTA
- a CDS encoding MFS transporter, with product MVSEKALISKITWRLMPFLGLLYLIAYIDRQNVSYAKLQMVDALSLSEYAYGLGASLFFIGYFLFEVPSNLFLNRFGASKWFARILVSWGAVTIALAYTQNATMFYILRFLLGLCEAGFFPGVLFLMTLWFPRDYRGRMIGLFMIFSALANAVGAPLGGMLLDLDGFLGYAGWEWVFLATGIPAVIAGIVTFFYLDDTPDKAKFLTQDEKDWLKNRLAEENKGMEEHAEDGFKALVNPRVLFMALCYVGFPLAAYGLSYWLPTIVKSFGVSNTTNGFINIIPWIIVAIALFVVPSAADKAKNKTPYIVGPAFVGAFCLLMSALLSDPVLQFAFLCVAAAGIFAGQPVFWSLPGRFLKGAGAAAGIAAINSVGNLGGFVAQNVVPWIKDQTGSTIAPMFFLAFCLALAGVLVIIATRKMGNQVKAA
- the leuC gene encoding 3-isopropylmalate dehydratase large subunit translates to MSAPRTLYDKIWDDHVVNRDPDGTCLLYIDRHLVHEVTSPQAFEGLRIAGRPVHSPTRTLAVVDHNVPTTADRLEGIKNEESRIQVEALAQNAKEFGVEYYSERDKRQGIVHIVGPEQGFTLPGMTIVCGDSHTSTHGAFGALAHGIGTSEVEHVLATQTLIQKKAKNMLVRVDGKLPESVTAKDIILAIIGEIGTAGGTGHVIEFAGEAIRSLSMEGRMTVCNMTIEGGARAGLIAPDETTFDYIKDKPRAPKGETLEQAIAYWKTLKSDEGAHYDKVVILDAANLPPIVSWGSSPEDVTSVEGIVPNPDDIEEENKRTSKWRALDYMGLKPGTRITDIAIDRVFIGSCTNGRIEDLRAAAKIVDGRKVASTVSAMIVPGSGLVKEQAEKEGLDKIFLDAGFEWREPGCSMCLAMNDDRLKPGERCASTSNRNFEGRQGYKSRTHLVSPAMAAAAAIAGHFVDVREWQ
- a CDS encoding M48 family metalloprotease, whose protein sequence is MTAQRRLFSGSGLRRSGRLAAAWSTLTASAVLLSSCQSLFSPAYQSTLRPSDNPQTVEQVQKNDPRAQMGAREHPRIVASYGGEYRDAKTERLVARIAGALTAVSENPQQSYRITILNSPAINAFALPGGYLYVTRGLLALANDASEVAAVLSHEMGHVTANHGIERQRREEAEVIASRVVAEVLSSDLAGKQALARGKLRLAAFSRQQELQADVIGVRMLGEAGYDPYASPRFLDSMAAYARFSSADPENDQSLDFLSSHPNTPQRIELARRHARAFGQEGQVGDRGRDWFLDGIDGLLYGDSPQEGYVRGQTFLHGTLGIRFDVPEGFVIDNKVEAVLATGPGDMAIRFDGVADPKQTSLANYLTSGWVAGLLPETVKETQINGLEAATARASADKWDFDVTVIRVGQQIFRFLTAVPKGNTQLDSIANVLRTSFRKMTPQEIASLKPLRVRVVTVKPGETVATMAARMMGTERKLDMFRMINAMSATATLQPGQRVKIISE